A single genomic interval of Oreochromis aureus strain Israel breed Guangdong linkage group 12, ZZ_aureus, whole genome shotgun sequence harbors:
- the si:ch211-102c2.8 gene encoding trichohyalin isoform X4 yields the protein MAERNNNGTDRHAEHPQKLLYTDLNDNSSVFGFDHCDRLLDAMDAQLEQLQVLPQKCELDCSSAAPLGWSQSLSKDTGLGSTSEQNDTPMSCLDLMNASTVQQRYENTEGCSKDPVTDDETEKRLDRRHKEEIESCREQVIWRLERLLGGTCKEGVLAEETGPPSDSICTEDFATRFREEMVELTFIDGSMQMLDKAEVTGNTNISDSDTYQSKQHEQHVYDVERRGSEMTGESSDDTLTPQHSLTNQPGQNKKSCVSHSAGANISHAGVKAGALETCRLPQPEDDSSGTSFHRTEVLKDPENVNSNCSPKTRCLAGVPVLSFDTVSIDSDLDTVCMEQVRQHIHKWPGWRSLIRSVTEINGQCSNQTDITTQEESESRSTSVQRSPYGPVRNSQRNRRTAYRPASYFSDTDEEMSCWSRKSRPERKLDKMQSEWVKMTGRLSDLRQKCEEEEETLWLKRAQIKDVEVCLSELRQKRKHALQELERLTTETTQMEEEKRTLQSVQRDSRAERKSVGHGSWQLQKMLRQKESCLLQHRDTQEDFTAQRLCKQTPKDGSCCKTNNVMMSVLEQEEMERQLDNAKTELFAEQRRAREKLESMQEKLEETCEELQRATEAETSLRNRSACLEEKQMQKKGQIQALEARVSGLQGEVGEHKIRVVTLEKMLAHKELQLLDFQEQCSALQAERDGLKVEQQHLRMQHHKALKQVEEHAHSIMLKEEELIKLQKSLQQQKEELKKHEEELRVEASEKVYKAVKEERRKWEAEKMEALQVQRGILEEQNEKLESLRSEMQKEKSKALALQHQVMELKTKLQELEKENCTQLAAICKSLKEEHQAELQMAQSQRTVLQLEKDVQLAVKDADRLRVMLEERESSHNQITAEMEQQHQHWTEQLAAECQHLSLLVEQSGAKQSAGKLPPSFTVAEAFMNLKTLREQLKDFISQLHQELDSQKQANEQLRKEKEQELSIQRQQLRLERDQALNFLKERLIQEHIEELSNLKWVHLSDGGVQGGGVAACLCKQLKAKDSELRQVQRSMAEWKGQTAARLARKFEEELTAELERKAPRPQDVRQREPERPEEEMEYQKSLSSPSLQALNSHHSSSDMASFKLIRYLQSKVKQLRAENQAYGWSSPPNLSGSYLGTIPQSTDTDGS from the exons ATGGCTGAGAGGAACAATAACGGAACAGACAGACATGCAGAACATCCCCAGAAACTTCTTTATACTG ATCTTAACGACAATAGCAGTGTGTTTGGATTTGACCATTGCGATCGCCTCTTGGATGCAATGGATGCTCAGCTTGAGCAGTTGCAG GTCCTGCCCCAGAAATGTGAGCTTGATTGCAGCAGTGCAG CTCCTCTTGGTTGGAGTCAGTCTCTGAGCAAAGATACAGGCCTGGGAAGTACAAGTGAACAAAATGACACCCCCATGTCTTGTCTAGATTTGATGAACGCTTCAACAGTGCAGCAAAGATAtg AAAATACAGAGGGCTGCTCGAAAGATCCTGTAACTGATGACGAAACTGAAAAGAGGTTAGACAGGAGGCACAAAGAGGAAATCGAGTCTTGTAGAGAGCAGGTCATCTGGAGGTTGGAGAGGCTACTTGGAGGCACCTGCAAGGAAGGAGTGCTGGCCGAAGAAACTGGCCCTCCTTCAGACAGTATCTGCACCGAGGACTTTGCTACACGCTTCAGAGAGGAGATGGTAGAACTGACTTTTATAGATGGCAGTATGCAAATGTTGGATAAAGCAGAAGTGACTGGGAATACAAACATCTCTGACAGCGACACTTACCAAAGTAAACAACATGAACAACATGTTTATGATGTTGAAAGAAGAGGTTCAGAAATGACTGGGGAAAGCAGCGATGACACACTCACTCCTCAGCATTCCCTGACAAACCAACCAGGGCAAAACAAGAAGAGCTGTGTTTCTCATAGCGCTGGAGCAAATATATCACATGCTGGTGTGAAAGCAGGAGCTTTAGAGACATGCAGATTACCACAGCCTGAGGATGACAGCAGTGGTACAA GCTTCCACAGGACAGAGGTTTTAAAAGaccctgaaaatgtcaacagcaACTGTTCTCCTAAGACCAGGTGCTTGGCAG GAGTACCTGTGCTGAGCTTTGACACCGTGTCCATTGACAGCGACCTTGATACAGTCTGCATGGAGCAAGTCAGGCAGCACATTCACAAGTGGCCCG GATGGCGCTCTCTCATTCGGTCTGTCACAGAAATTAATGGCCAGTGTAGCAACCAGACCGACATAACAACACAAGAAGAAAGTGAATCTCGGTCTACATCAG TACAGAGATCCCCATATGGACCTGTTCGTAACTCTCAACGTAACAGGAGAACAGCATAcag ACCTGCGAGTTATTTTAGTGACACAGATGAAGAAATGAGCTGCTGGAGCAGGAAGTCCAGGCCTgagaggaaactggacaagatGCAGTCTGAATGGGTCAAGATGACTGGCCGACTCTCCGACCTTCGACAA aaatgtgaggaagaggaggagacgcTGTGGTTGAAGAGGGCTCAGATAAAAGATGTTGAGGTCTGCCTCTCTGAACTTAGACAGAAAAGGAAG CATGCCTTGCAGGAGTTAGAGCGACTGACTACAGAGACGACacagatggaggaggagaagaggactTTGCAGTCTGTTCAGAGAGacagcagagcagagaggaagTCTGTTGG GCATGGTAGCTGGCAGCTACAGAAGATGCTGAGGCAGAAAGAATCATGTCTTCTCCAGCACAGAGACACCCAGGAAGATTTTACAGCTCAGCGTCTGTGTAAACAGACTCCAAAGGATGGATCCTGctgcaaaaca AACAATGTCATGATGTCAGTGCTGGAGCAGGAAGAAATGGAAAGACAGCTGGATAATGCCAAAACAGAACTGTTTGCTGAGCAGCGACGTGCAAGAGAAAAGCTGGAGTCCATGCAAGAG AAATTGGAGGAGACTTGTGAAGAGCTCCAAAGGGCCACAGAAGCAGAGACGTCACTGAGAAACAGATCTGCTTGTTTGGAAGAAAAACAGATGCAGAAAAAGGGGCAGATTCag GCACTAGAGGCTCGAGTGAGTGGGCTGCAGGGTGAGGTGGGAGAACATAAGATCAGGGTGGTAACTCTGGAGAAAATGTTGGCCCACAAAGAGCTGCAGCTCCTAGATTTCCAGGAGCAATGCAGTGCCTTACAAGCAGAACGAGATGGACTGAAGGTGGAGCAACAGCACTTGAGAATGCAGCACCACAAAGCCCTGAAGCAAGTTGAAGAGCACGCCCACAGTATAATG ctaaaagaagaagaattaaTTAAGCTACAGAAATCTCTGCAACAGCAGAAGGAAGAGCTAAAGAAACATGAAGAGGAGTTGCGTGTAGAAGCATCGGAAAAG GTGTACAAAGCagtgaaggaggagaggaggaagtgGGAGGCAGAAAAAATGGAAGCTCTGCAGGTGCAGCGTGGGATACTGGAAGAGCAGAATGAAAAGCTGGAAAGTTTGAGGAGCGAAATGCAGAAAGAGAAGAGTAAAGCATTAGCTCTTCAACATCAGGTCATGGAACTAAAAACA AAACTGCAGGAGCTGGAAAAGGAAAACTGTACACAGTTGGCTGCAATTTGCAAGTCACTGAAAGAGGAGCACCAGGCTGAGCTACAGATGGCGCAG AGTCAGAGGACAGTTCTGCAGCTCGAGAAGGATGTCCAGCTGGCAGTTAAAGATGCAGACAGGCTCCGGGTGATGCTAGAAGAAAGGGAGAGCAGCCATAACCAAATCACAGCTGAGATGGAGCAGCAACACCAACACTGGACTGAGCAGCTAGCAGCAGAGTGCCAGCATCTCAGCCTGTTAGTGGAGCAAAGTGGAGCCAAACAAAGTGCTGGAAAACTACCTCCCAG TTTCACAGTAGCCGAGGCTTTTATGAACCTAAAAACACTACGAGAGCAGCTGAAGGATTTTATTAGCCAACTGCACCAAGAGCTAGACTCACAGAAACAAGCCAACGAGCAgctgagaaaagaaaag GAGCAAGAACTGAGCATCCAGAGGCAACAGCTGAGGCTGGAGAGAGATCAAGCTTTGAATTTTTTAAAGGAACGACTCATTCAG GAACACATTGAGGAGTTGAGCAACTTAAAATGGGTTCACCTGAGTGATGGAGGAGTTCAAGGTGGAGGAGTGGCAGCATGTCTCTGCAAGCAGCTGAAGGCCAAAGACTCTGAGCTCAGGCAGGTTCAAAGGAGCATGGCTGAGTGGAAGGGACAGACCGCAGCTCGCCTGGCACGCAAGTTTGAAGAAGAGTTGACGGCTGAACTGGAAAG GAAGGCACCAAGACCACAAGATGTTAGGCAGAGGGAGCCTGAAAGACCTGAggaagaaatg GAATACCAGAAATCTCTCAgctctccctccctccaagCTCTGAACTCCCATCACAGCTCCTCAGACATGGCTTCCTTTAAGCTTATACGTTACCTCCAGAGCAAAGTGAAGCAGCTCCGTGCTGAAAATCAGGCCTACGGGTGGAGCTCACCTCCCAATTTATCAGGATCCTATCTTGGAACG ATCCCTCAGAGTACAGACACAGATGGGAGTTAA
- the si:ch211-102c2.8 gene encoding trichohyalin isoform X2 produces the protein MAASISRQSTLPAAATAVLVRTVETSSASTESARLLKDMAERNNNGTDRHAEHPQKLLYTDLNDNSSVFGFDHCDRLLDAMDAQLEQLQVLPQKCELDCSSAAPLGWSQSLSKDTGLGSTSEQNDTPMSCLDLMNASTVQQRYENTEGCSKDPVTDDETEKRLDRRHKEEIESCREQVIWRLERLLGGTCKEGVLAEETGPPSDSICTEDFATRFREEMVELTFIDGSMQMLDKAEVTGNTNISDSDTYQSKQHEQHVYDVERRGSEMTGESSDDTLTPQHSLTNQPGQNKKSCVSHSAGANISHAGVKAGALETCRLPQPEDDSSGFHRTEVLKDPENVNSNCSPKTRCLAGVPVLSFDTVSIDSDLDTVCMEQVRQHIHKWPGWRSLIRSVTEINGQCSNQTDITTQEESESRSTSVQRSPYGPVRNSQRNRRTAYRPASYFSDTDEEMSCWSRKSRPERKLDKMQSEWVKMTGRLSDLRQKCEEEEETLWLKRAQIKDVEVCLSELRQKRKHALQELERLTTETTQMEEEKRTLQSVQRDSRAERKSVGHGSWQLQKMLRQKESCLLQHRDTQEDFTAQRLCKQTPKDGSCCKTNNVMMSVLEQEEMERQLDNAKTELFAEQRRAREKLESMQEKLEETCEELQRATEAETSLRNRSACLEEKQMQKKGQIQALEARVSGLQGEVGEHKIRVVTLEKMLAHKELQLLDFQEQCSALQAERDGLKVEQQHLRMQHHKALKQVEEHAHSIMLKEEELIKLQKSLQQQKEELKKHEEELRVEASEKVYKAVKEERRKWEAEKMEALQVQRGILEEQNEKLESLRSEMQKEKSKALALQHQVMELKTKLQELEKENCTQLAAICKSLKEEHQAELQMAQSQRTVLQLEKDVQLAVKDADRLRVMLEERESSHNQITAEMEQQHQHWTEQLAAECQHLSLLVEQSGAKQSAGKLPPSFTVAEAFMNLKTLREQLKDFISQLHQELDSQKQANEQLRKEKEQELSIQRQQLRLERDQALNFLKERLIQEHIEELSNLKWVHLSDGGVQGGGVAACLCKQLKAKDSELRQVQRSMAEWKGQTAARLARKFEEELTAELERKAPRPQDVRQREPERPEEEMEYQKSLSSPSLQALNSHHSSSDMASFKLIRYLQSKVKQLRAENQAYGWSSPPNLSGSYLGTIPQSTDTDGS, from the exons ATGGCAGCCTCAATTTCCCGTCAATCAACTCTCCCGGCAGCAGCAACAGCTGTGCTAGTCAGAACCGTGGAGACAAGTTCGGCATCGACTGAAAGCGCCCGTCTTCTTAAA GACATGGCTGAGAGGAACAATAACGGAACAGACAGACATGCAGAACATCCCCAGAAACTTCTTTATACTG ATCTTAACGACAATAGCAGTGTGTTTGGATTTGACCATTGCGATCGCCTCTTGGATGCAATGGATGCTCAGCTTGAGCAGTTGCAG GTCCTGCCCCAGAAATGTGAGCTTGATTGCAGCAGTGCAG CTCCTCTTGGTTGGAGTCAGTCTCTGAGCAAAGATACAGGCCTGGGAAGTACAAGTGAACAAAATGACACCCCCATGTCTTGTCTAGATTTGATGAACGCTTCAACAGTGCAGCAAAGATAtg AAAATACAGAGGGCTGCTCGAAAGATCCTGTAACTGATGACGAAACTGAAAAGAGGTTAGACAGGAGGCACAAAGAGGAAATCGAGTCTTGTAGAGAGCAGGTCATCTGGAGGTTGGAGAGGCTACTTGGAGGCACCTGCAAGGAAGGAGTGCTGGCCGAAGAAACTGGCCCTCCTTCAGACAGTATCTGCACCGAGGACTTTGCTACACGCTTCAGAGAGGAGATGGTAGAACTGACTTTTATAGATGGCAGTATGCAAATGTTGGATAAAGCAGAAGTGACTGGGAATACAAACATCTCTGACAGCGACACTTACCAAAGTAAACAACATGAACAACATGTTTATGATGTTGAAAGAAGAGGTTCAGAAATGACTGGGGAAAGCAGCGATGACACACTCACTCCTCAGCATTCCCTGACAAACCAACCAGGGCAAAACAAGAAGAGCTGTGTTTCTCATAGCGCTGGAGCAAATATATCACATGCTGGTGTGAAAGCAGGAGCTTTAGAGACATGCAGATTACCACAGCCTGAGGATGACAGCAGTG GCTTCCACAGGACAGAGGTTTTAAAAGaccctgaaaatgtcaacagcaACTGTTCTCCTAAGACCAGGTGCTTGGCAG GAGTACCTGTGCTGAGCTTTGACACCGTGTCCATTGACAGCGACCTTGATACAGTCTGCATGGAGCAAGTCAGGCAGCACATTCACAAGTGGCCCG GATGGCGCTCTCTCATTCGGTCTGTCACAGAAATTAATGGCCAGTGTAGCAACCAGACCGACATAACAACACAAGAAGAAAGTGAATCTCGGTCTACATCAG TACAGAGATCCCCATATGGACCTGTTCGTAACTCTCAACGTAACAGGAGAACAGCATAcag ACCTGCGAGTTATTTTAGTGACACAGATGAAGAAATGAGCTGCTGGAGCAGGAAGTCCAGGCCTgagaggaaactggacaagatGCAGTCTGAATGGGTCAAGATGACTGGCCGACTCTCCGACCTTCGACAA aaatgtgaggaagaggaggagacgcTGTGGTTGAAGAGGGCTCAGATAAAAGATGTTGAGGTCTGCCTCTCTGAACTTAGACAGAAAAGGAAG CATGCCTTGCAGGAGTTAGAGCGACTGACTACAGAGACGACacagatggaggaggagaagaggactTTGCAGTCTGTTCAGAGAGacagcagagcagagaggaagTCTGTTGG GCATGGTAGCTGGCAGCTACAGAAGATGCTGAGGCAGAAAGAATCATGTCTTCTCCAGCACAGAGACACCCAGGAAGATTTTACAGCTCAGCGTCTGTGTAAACAGACTCCAAAGGATGGATCCTGctgcaaaaca AACAATGTCATGATGTCAGTGCTGGAGCAGGAAGAAATGGAAAGACAGCTGGATAATGCCAAAACAGAACTGTTTGCTGAGCAGCGACGTGCAAGAGAAAAGCTGGAGTCCATGCAAGAG AAATTGGAGGAGACTTGTGAAGAGCTCCAAAGGGCCACAGAAGCAGAGACGTCACTGAGAAACAGATCTGCTTGTTTGGAAGAAAAACAGATGCAGAAAAAGGGGCAGATTCag GCACTAGAGGCTCGAGTGAGTGGGCTGCAGGGTGAGGTGGGAGAACATAAGATCAGGGTGGTAACTCTGGAGAAAATGTTGGCCCACAAAGAGCTGCAGCTCCTAGATTTCCAGGAGCAATGCAGTGCCTTACAAGCAGAACGAGATGGACTGAAGGTGGAGCAACAGCACTTGAGAATGCAGCACCACAAAGCCCTGAAGCAAGTTGAAGAGCACGCCCACAGTATAATG ctaaaagaagaagaattaaTTAAGCTACAGAAATCTCTGCAACAGCAGAAGGAAGAGCTAAAGAAACATGAAGAGGAGTTGCGTGTAGAAGCATCGGAAAAG GTGTACAAAGCagtgaaggaggagaggaggaagtgGGAGGCAGAAAAAATGGAAGCTCTGCAGGTGCAGCGTGGGATACTGGAAGAGCAGAATGAAAAGCTGGAAAGTTTGAGGAGCGAAATGCAGAAAGAGAAGAGTAAAGCATTAGCTCTTCAACATCAGGTCATGGAACTAAAAACA AAACTGCAGGAGCTGGAAAAGGAAAACTGTACACAGTTGGCTGCAATTTGCAAGTCACTGAAAGAGGAGCACCAGGCTGAGCTACAGATGGCGCAG AGTCAGAGGACAGTTCTGCAGCTCGAGAAGGATGTCCAGCTGGCAGTTAAAGATGCAGACAGGCTCCGGGTGATGCTAGAAGAAAGGGAGAGCAGCCATAACCAAATCACAGCTGAGATGGAGCAGCAACACCAACACTGGACTGAGCAGCTAGCAGCAGAGTGCCAGCATCTCAGCCTGTTAGTGGAGCAAAGTGGAGCCAAACAAAGTGCTGGAAAACTACCTCCCAG TTTCACAGTAGCCGAGGCTTTTATGAACCTAAAAACACTACGAGAGCAGCTGAAGGATTTTATTAGCCAACTGCACCAAGAGCTAGACTCACAGAAACAAGCCAACGAGCAgctgagaaaagaaaag GAGCAAGAACTGAGCATCCAGAGGCAACAGCTGAGGCTGGAGAGAGATCAAGCTTTGAATTTTTTAAAGGAACGACTCATTCAG GAACACATTGAGGAGTTGAGCAACTTAAAATGGGTTCACCTGAGTGATGGAGGAGTTCAAGGTGGAGGAGTGGCAGCATGTCTCTGCAAGCAGCTGAAGGCCAAAGACTCTGAGCTCAGGCAGGTTCAAAGGAGCATGGCTGAGTGGAAGGGACAGACCGCAGCTCGCCTGGCACGCAAGTTTGAAGAAGAGTTGACGGCTGAACTGGAAAG GAAGGCACCAAGACCACAAGATGTTAGGCAGAGGGAGCCTGAAAGACCTGAggaagaaatg GAATACCAGAAATCTCTCAgctctccctccctccaagCTCTGAACTCCCATCACAGCTCCTCAGACATGGCTTCCTTTAAGCTTATACGTTACCTCCAGAGCAAAGTGAAGCAGCTCCGTGCTGAAAATCAGGCCTACGGGTGGAGCTCACCTCCCAATTTATCAGGATCCTATCTTGGAACG ATCCCTCAGAGTACAGACACAGATGGGAGTTAA
- the si:ch211-102c2.8 gene encoding trichohyalin isoform X3 encodes MAASISRQSTLPAAATAVLVRTVETSSASTESARLLKDMAERNNNGTDRHAEHPQKLLYTDLNDNSSVFGFDHCDRLLDAMDAQLEQLQVLPQKCELDCSSAAPLGWSQSLSKDTGLGSTSEQNDTPMSCLDLMNASTVQQRYENTEGCSKDPVTDDETEKRLDRRHKEEIESCREQVIWRLERLLGGTCKEGVLAEETGPPSDSICTEDFATRFREEMVELTFIDGSMQMLDKAEVTGNTNISDSDTYQSKQHEQHVYDVERRGSEMTGESSDDTLTPQHSLTNQPGQNKKSCVSHSAGANISHAGVKAGALETCRLPQPEDDSSGTSFHRTEVLKDPENVNSNCSPKTRCLAGVPVLSFDTVSIDSDLDTVCMEQVRQHIHKWPEINGQCSNQTDITTQEESESRSTSVQRSPYGPVRNSQRNRRTAYRPASYFSDTDEEMSCWSRKSRPERKLDKMQSEWVKMTGRLSDLRQKCEEEEETLWLKRAQIKDVEVCLSELRQKRKHALQELERLTTETTQMEEEKRTLQSVQRDSRAERKSVGHGSWQLQKMLRQKESCLLQHRDTQEDFTAQRLCKQTPKDGSCCKTNNVMMSVLEQEEMERQLDNAKTELFAEQRRAREKLESMQEKLEETCEELQRATEAETSLRNRSACLEEKQMQKKGQIQALEARVSGLQGEVGEHKIRVVTLEKMLAHKELQLLDFQEQCSALQAERDGLKVEQQHLRMQHHKALKQVEEHAHSIMLKEEELIKLQKSLQQQKEELKKHEEELRVEASEKVYKAVKEERRKWEAEKMEALQVQRGILEEQNEKLESLRSEMQKEKSKALALQHQVMELKTKLQELEKENCTQLAAICKSLKEEHQAELQMAQSQRTVLQLEKDVQLAVKDADRLRVMLEERESSHNQITAEMEQQHQHWTEQLAAECQHLSLLVEQSGAKQSAGKLPPSFTVAEAFMNLKTLREQLKDFISQLHQELDSQKQANEQLRKEKEQELSIQRQQLRLERDQALNFLKERLIQEHIEELSNLKWVHLSDGGVQGGGVAACLCKQLKAKDSELRQVQRSMAEWKGQTAARLARKFEEELTAELERKAPRPQDVRQREPERPEEEMEYQKSLSSPSLQALNSHHSSSDMASFKLIRYLQSKVKQLRAENQAYGWSSPPNLSGSYLGTIPQSTDTDGS; translated from the exons ATGGCAGCCTCAATTTCCCGTCAATCAACTCTCCCGGCAGCAGCAACAGCTGTGCTAGTCAGAACCGTGGAGACAAGTTCGGCATCGACTGAAAGCGCCCGTCTTCTTAAA GACATGGCTGAGAGGAACAATAACGGAACAGACAGACATGCAGAACATCCCCAGAAACTTCTTTATACTG ATCTTAACGACAATAGCAGTGTGTTTGGATTTGACCATTGCGATCGCCTCTTGGATGCAATGGATGCTCAGCTTGAGCAGTTGCAG GTCCTGCCCCAGAAATGTGAGCTTGATTGCAGCAGTGCAG CTCCTCTTGGTTGGAGTCAGTCTCTGAGCAAAGATACAGGCCTGGGAAGTACAAGTGAACAAAATGACACCCCCATGTCTTGTCTAGATTTGATGAACGCTTCAACAGTGCAGCAAAGATAtg AAAATACAGAGGGCTGCTCGAAAGATCCTGTAACTGATGACGAAACTGAAAAGAGGTTAGACAGGAGGCACAAAGAGGAAATCGAGTCTTGTAGAGAGCAGGTCATCTGGAGGTTGGAGAGGCTACTTGGAGGCACCTGCAAGGAAGGAGTGCTGGCCGAAGAAACTGGCCCTCCTTCAGACAGTATCTGCACCGAGGACTTTGCTACACGCTTCAGAGAGGAGATGGTAGAACTGACTTTTATAGATGGCAGTATGCAAATGTTGGATAAAGCAGAAGTGACTGGGAATACAAACATCTCTGACAGCGACACTTACCAAAGTAAACAACATGAACAACATGTTTATGATGTTGAAAGAAGAGGTTCAGAAATGACTGGGGAAAGCAGCGATGACACACTCACTCCTCAGCATTCCCTGACAAACCAACCAGGGCAAAACAAGAAGAGCTGTGTTTCTCATAGCGCTGGAGCAAATATATCACATGCTGGTGTGAAAGCAGGAGCTTTAGAGACATGCAGATTACCACAGCCTGAGGATGACAGCAGTGGTACAA GCTTCCACAGGACAGAGGTTTTAAAAGaccctgaaaatgtcaacagcaACTGTTCTCCTAAGACCAGGTGCTTGGCAG GAGTACCTGTGCTGAGCTTTGACACCGTGTCCATTGACAGCGACCTTGATACAGTCTGCATGGAGCAAGTCAGGCAGCACATTCACAAGTGGCCCG AAATTAATGGCCAGTGTAGCAACCAGACCGACATAACAACACAAGAAGAAAGTGAATCTCGGTCTACATCAG TACAGAGATCCCCATATGGACCTGTTCGTAACTCTCAACGTAACAGGAGAACAGCATAcag ACCTGCGAGTTATTTTAGTGACACAGATGAAGAAATGAGCTGCTGGAGCAGGAAGTCCAGGCCTgagaggaaactggacaagatGCAGTCTGAATGGGTCAAGATGACTGGCCGACTCTCCGACCTTCGACAA aaatgtgaggaagaggaggagacgcTGTGGTTGAAGAGGGCTCAGATAAAAGATGTTGAGGTCTGCCTCTCTGAACTTAGACAGAAAAGGAAG CATGCCTTGCAGGAGTTAGAGCGACTGACTACAGAGACGACacagatggaggaggagaagaggactTTGCAGTCTGTTCAGAGAGacagcagagcagagaggaagTCTGTTGG GCATGGTAGCTGGCAGCTACAGAAGATGCTGAGGCAGAAAGAATCATGTCTTCTCCAGCACAGAGACACCCAGGAAGATTTTACAGCTCAGCGTCTGTGTAAACAGACTCCAAAGGATGGATCCTGctgcaaaaca AACAATGTCATGATGTCAGTGCTGGAGCAGGAAGAAATGGAAAGACAGCTGGATAATGCCAAAACAGAACTGTTTGCTGAGCAGCGACGTGCAAGAGAAAAGCTGGAGTCCATGCAAGAG AAATTGGAGGAGACTTGTGAAGAGCTCCAAAGGGCCACAGAAGCAGAGACGTCACTGAGAAACAGATCTGCTTGTTTGGAAGAAAAACAGATGCAGAAAAAGGGGCAGATTCag GCACTAGAGGCTCGAGTGAGTGGGCTGCAGGGTGAGGTGGGAGAACATAAGATCAGGGTGGTAACTCTGGAGAAAATGTTGGCCCACAAAGAGCTGCAGCTCCTAGATTTCCAGGAGCAATGCAGTGCCTTACAAGCAGAACGAGATGGACTGAAGGTGGAGCAACAGCACTTGAGAATGCAGCACCACAAAGCCCTGAAGCAAGTTGAAGAGCACGCCCACAGTATAATG ctaaaagaagaagaattaaTTAAGCTACAGAAATCTCTGCAACAGCAGAAGGAAGAGCTAAAGAAACATGAAGAGGAGTTGCGTGTAGAAGCATCGGAAAAG GTGTACAAAGCagtgaaggaggagaggaggaagtgGGAGGCAGAAAAAATGGAAGCTCTGCAGGTGCAGCGTGGGATACTGGAAGAGCAGAATGAAAAGCTGGAAAGTTTGAGGAGCGAAATGCAGAAAGAGAAGAGTAAAGCATTAGCTCTTCAACATCAGGTCATGGAACTAAAAACA AAACTGCAGGAGCTGGAAAAGGAAAACTGTACACAGTTGGCTGCAATTTGCAAGTCACTGAAAGAGGAGCACCAGGCTGAGCTACAGATGGCGCAG AGTCAGAGGACAGTTCTGCAGCTCGAGAAGGATGTCCAGCTGGCAGTTAAAGATGCAGACAGGCTCCGGGTGATGCTAGAAGAAAGGGAGAGCAGCCATAACCAAATCACAGCTGAGATGGAGCAGCAACACCAACACTGGACTGAGCAGCTAGCAGCAGAGTGCCAGCATCTCAGCCTGTTAGTGGAGCAAAGTGGAGCCAAACAAAGTGCTGGAAAACTACCTCCCAG TTTCACAGTAGCCGAGGCTTTTATGAACCTAAAAACACTACGAGAGCAGCTGAAGGATTTTATTAGCCAACTGCACCAAGAGCTAGACTCACAGAAACAAGCCAACGAGCAgctgagaaaagaaaag GAGCAAGAACTGAGCATCCAGAGGCAACAGCTGAGGCTGGAGAGAGATCAAGCTTTGAATTTTTTAAAGGAACGACTCATTCAG GAACACATTGAGGAGTTGAGCAACTTAAAATGGGTTCACCTGAGTGATGGAGGAGTTCAAGGTGGAGGAGTGGCAGCATGTCTCTGCAAGCAGCTGAAGGCCAAAGACTCTGAGCTCAGGCAGGTTCAAAGGAGCATGGCTGAGTGGAAGGGACAGACCGCAGCTCGCCTGGCACGCAAGTTTGAAGAAGAGTTGACGGCTGAACTGGAAAG GAAGGCACCAAGACCACAAGATGTTAGGCAGAGGGAGCCTGAAAGACCTGAggaagaaatg GAATACCAGAAATCTCTCAgctctccctccctccaagCTCTGAACTCCCATCACAGCTCCTCAGACATGGCTTCCTTTAAGCTTATACGTTACCTCCAGAGCAAAGTGAAGCAGCTCCGTGCTGAAAATCAGGCCTACGGGTGGAGCTCACCTCCCAATTTATCAGGATCCTATCTTGGAACG ATCCCTCAGAGTACAGACACAGATGGGAGTTAA